The Longimicrobium sp. genome segment CGGCCAGAACCCGCACTGCTCCGCCCCGCATCGGCTCGGCGAAGAGCGAGGGCGGGAGCGGGGGAAGGCCGGTGCGCCACGCCTGCACGAACGCTTCCGTCGCGGGTGACACGGAGCGGAAGGCGTGCACCATCAGCGGGCGCTGCATGGCGCGGGCGCGGCGCACCGCGGCCAGCGCCTGTGCGGGGTCGTACGGCATCGCGCGGATGGGGGCGCTCTCCACGCGCATCGAGTACCGGCGCGCCAGCCCCTGCTCCTTGCCGATCCAGACGGTGTCCTCGGGGTTGGCGGGGTCCAGAAGCGAGAGCACCTGCCGCACGGAGCCGGAGAGGACGTAGCCCACCCACTCTTCGTCGGTGGGGTACGGCGCCACGTGGACCGAGTCGCCGAAGTGGTAGATGCCGCCGCGCTCGAACGCCGGCACGTCGGCGATGCGGCGCGCGCCGTTCTCGGCCTCGGCTTCGCGCAGCGGCACGTCGGAGTCGCGCAGGATGCGGCGGACCACGTTGACGCGATCCTTTCCCAGGTAGCAGTGGACGTAGTAGCGCCCGCCGCGGCTCTTGGCGAGCGCCCGCAAGCGCGCGACGGAGCCCTCGTTCTCGCTGACCCAGGGGAGCATGGGGGTGTGGATGAGCTTAATGCCCACGGCGCGCGCGGCGGCGTTCTCCTGCGCGATCAGCCGCGGCTCGAAAGGGACCACGGCCGGGTGCAGCAGCGAGACGACCGCGGTGAAGCCGCGCCGCTTCAGCTCCGCCAGCCGCGCCCGGTCCGGGTACGGGCCGAAGACGAAGCGCTCCCCTTCCCCGGCATCGACCTCCCCGGCGCTGTTCACCAGGCGCGGGTTCATCCACAGGACCAGCGCCAGCCCGGCGAGCGCGGTGGTGGCCAGTGGCGCACCCCACCGGCCACGGCTCCCGGGCGCGTCGGTGCGCCGCGCCAGACGCCATGCGAGATAGCCCGTGCCCGCGAGCAGCAGCACGATCACCCCGCGCACCAGCAGGTCCTCCGTCCGCTCGGCGGAGCCGCGGGCGCGGAGGGCGGCCGTCATCCAGCGAACGGGGCCCAGCAGCGTCAGCGTCCCGGCGAAGAAGCCGATCGTCCCCCAGAGGTAGACGAAGCGGAGGAGCCGCAGCATCAGAAGCGCAGCTCCAGCCCCAGGCCTCCGGTCAGGCGCTGGCGATCCACGGTGCGCGTCAGCTCCTCGTGCTCGTAGCCGGCGGACCAGCGCACGCCCAGCCGGCGCCCCACCGGCGTCTTGCCGTACACTCCGACGCGCTGGGAGCTTACGCGGTCCAGCTCGAACTCCTGCGCGCTCTCGGTGGCGGCGGTGCCGGCGCCCACGGTGAGCGTGGCGTACGAGTCCGCGCTGCTGAAGTAGCGGCGGGCCAGCAGCGTGGCGGAGTACGAGGTCCCCTCGTCTTCGCGCGGGGTGACGTAGGGGCGGGCCGAGAAGTAGTAGTTGCCCGCGTAGCGCCCCACCGAGCCCGTGAGGATCGTCACCGACTGCTCCGCGAACTCCAGCCGCCGCGCGCCCGCCGAGAGCTCGGTGCCGCCGCCCGCGTTGGCGTAGAGTTCCGCGCCCAGCCGCAGCTCGGGAAAGATGTCCGAGGGCGACCAGCCGGCGTTCAGGTAGCCGTAGAAGCGCGGGGAGATGCGGGGATAGGCGTCCAGCTCGAACTGCTCCCCACGCTGGCCGAAGCGCTCGGCGACGGTGGCGCGGGCCACGAGCGTCACCGGGCGCGTCTTGCGCGACAGCTCGGCACTGGCGGTGTGCCACGGCTCCGGCTCCGAGCCGCCGCCGAAGTAGGTGATGCCGTACTCCAGCGACGCGCGGTTCACCGCGGCCGCCTCCTCCACCGGCCGGGGAACGGCGCATCCGGGCCCGGGCTCGCACCCCGCCTCCTGCGCGCCCGCCGCCGCGGCCGGGAGCATCGCCAGCGCCACGAAGCACGTGGTCCATCCCTTCATCGCATCAGCTCTCCGTACCCGTTTTCGTGGGCGCGGCGAATCCGCGCCTCTCCATAACGCCCCAGTCGCGCTTGCCCCGCAGGTACTTCAACATCCCCCTCAGCCGCCACACCACCGTGAGCTGGCGGAAGCCCACGTTCTCC includes the following:
- a CDS encoding YaiO family outer membrane beta-barrel protein, coding for MKGWTTCFVALAMLPAAAAGAQEAGCEPGPGCAVPRPVEEAAAVNRASLEYGITYFGGGSEPEPWHTASAELSRKTRPVTLVARATVAERFGQRGEQFELDAYPRISPRFYGYLNAGWSPSDIFPELRLGAELYANAGGGTELSAGARRLEFAEQSVTILTGSVGRYAGNYYFSARPYVTPREDEGTSYSATLLARRYFSSADSYATLTVGAGTAATESAQEFELDRVSSQRVGVYGKTPVGRRLGVRWSAGYEHEELTRTVDRQRLTGGLGLELRF